The nucleotide sequence TGACGCGGCAATAGCCTGGACGCCGCACGCTTTCGGAGGACCGCCATGGCATCGCCCCGCAGGATCGGTGCGCCGGACGCCAAGAACCGCGCCCTCCTGCTCGATGCCACCGAACAGCTCATGCTGGACGAGGGGTACGCGGCGGTCAGCTCGCGGCGCATCGCGGCCAAGGCCGGGCTGAAGCCGCAGCTCGTGCACTACTACTTCCGCACGATGGACGACTTGTTCCTGGCGGTCTTCCGGCGCCGTGCCGAGGAAGGCAGCAGGCGGCAGGCCGCCGCGCTGGCGTCCCCGCATCCGCTGCGGGCGGTCTGGGAGCTCAGCACCGAGGAGACCCACACGGCGCTGACCATGGAGTTCGTCGCGCTCGCCAACCACCGCAAGGCGATCCGCGCGGAGATCGTGCACCAGGCGGAACGCGTGCGCCGCGAGCAGATGGACGCGCTCCCCCGGCTCATGGAGCGGTACGGGATCTCGTCGGAGAAAATCCCCCCGGCCGTCCTGGCGTTCCTGATGATGAGCGTTTCGCGCATGCTGGTGATGGAGCACGCGATCGGCATGTCCTCCGCACACGCCGAGACCGCGGCGTTCGTCGAGGACTACATCCGGCGACTGGAACGCGACGACACGGGCCCGGCGGACGGGGAGGCCGCCGCCACGCCACCGGCGACCGCACCCGCGGCGCACCCCGCGCCGGAGGCCACACCGTCTCCCGAGCACCCGCAGGCCCCGAAAGCCACCGGCCACCCCGAACCCACGACGGCCGCGGATTCCCCGGCCGAGCGTCGCGCCGAGGACGCCGCCCCAACGCTCCCGCGCGTATAAGCGCCACGGCGACGCGGATCGCGACACCGACCTTCCACGCCACCGCGCCCGCGCCCGCGCCCGCGCCCGCTCCGCCTCAGGCGCTCCCGGACCGCACGCCGTCCGAGAACGACCCCACCGCGGCGCGGAGAAGCCTCACGA is from Yinghuangia sp. ASG 101 and encodes:
- a CDS encoding TetR/AcrR family transcriptional regulator; the encoded protein is MASPRRIGAPDAKNRALLLDATEQLMLDEGYAAVSSRRIAAKAGLKPQLVHYYFRTMDDLFLAVFRRRAEEGSRRQAAALASPHPLRAVWELSTEETHTALTMEFVALANHRKAIRAEIVHQAERVRREQMDALPRLMERYGISSEKIPPAVLAFLMMSVSRMLVMEHAIGMSSAHAETAAFVEDYIRRLERDDTGPADGEAAATPPATAPAAHPAPEATPSPEHPQAPKATGHPEPTTAADSPAERRAEDAAPTLPRV